A stretch of DNA from Micromonospora sp. WMMD1155:
GGGATCTGCGCATGGTGTGCGCTACGTGACGATCCAGATGCGCGGTTGACCTCGGTGGTGTGACCGTCCGCACCGTTGTCGGGTCGGCCGGGCAGCCAAAACGACGACGCGTAGTGTGTGGGTCGGTGTGCGGACCCGAACGGGCCCGACATTTCCGAATCTCCCCGTGCCAATGCCGGAAGGTGGCAATCCGTGAGCATGATCACCGAGCGCCCCGCGAGCAACCCGGCCGGGTCGCGCCCGGCGCGGGCGGCCGAGGGCCCGGTGGCCCGGCGGGACGTACGCGCGGTCATCTCGGCGTACGTGGCGCTCACCAAGCCGCGGATCGTCGAGCTGCTGCTGGTCACCACCATCCCGGCGATGATGCTCGCCGAGGGCGGGCTCCCGTCGCTGTGGCTGATGGCCGTCGTGCTGATCGGTGGCTCGCTCGCCGCCGGCGCGGCCAGCGTGCTCAACTGCTACATCGACCGGGACATCGACCAGTTGATGCGGCGTACCAAGCGTCGTCCGTTGCCGGCGCACACGGTGTCGCCGCGGAGCGCGCTGATCTTCGGTCTGGTGCTGGCGGCGGTGTCGGTCGCCCTGATGGCGGCGTTCACCAACCTGCTGGCCGCCGGGTTGACCCTCGCGGCGATCGCCTACTACGACCTCGTCTACACCCTGTGGCTCAAGCGGTCCACCCCGACGAACACGTTCTGGGGTGGCGCCTGCGGGGCGGCCCCGGTCCTGATCGGGTGGGCGGCGGTGACCGGATCGCTGGCACCCGCCGCTTGGGGGCTCTTCGCGGTGGTCTTCTTCTGGCAGATGCCGCACTTCTACCCCCTCGCCATGAAGTACAAGGACGACTACGCACGCGCCGGCATCCCGATGCTGCCGGTGGTGGCGTCGACCCGACGGGTCAACGCCGAGATCCTGATCTTCGCGTGGCTCACGGTGCTCACGTCCCTGGCCGTCTGGCCGCTGGGGCTCAGCGCGATCTACGGGGTGCCGACCCTGGTGGTGGGTGCCGTCTTCCTGGTCGAGGCGCACAAGCTGTGCCGGCGCGCGACGCGCGGCGAGGCGGTCAAGCCGATGCGGCTGTTCCACTGGTCGACGACGTACCTCACGATCGTTTTCGTGGCCGTCGCGCTCGACGCGCTGATCTGACCGATCGGCGGCCTGCGCGGCGCCGGTCTGGACCCGCGCCGCGCCGGCCTGGTTCGCTCCCTGGTCTGACTCGTGCGGCGCTGGTCTGGTGCGGCCGTTCGTGGGTGCGGCCCGGCGGGCGGCGATCGAGGCCGTTGATCACGTGATTAATCATGGACGTGGATGAGTTGTCCCGGTTTAACGTCACATCAGAGTAACTTTCAACATGAGTCGTATGGGCTCAACCTGGGGCGGTTGAGCGGCCAAATGTCGACGCGGTTTAGGCTTAAAAGTCGGTATATAAGCGGACAGCAAGTCTGTGGTCAGCCTTAAACCTGTAGGTAATTGGCATCACAAAAGGTTCATGGTTCTCGCCCGGGAGGGTGCGAGTCTGCTTAGGCTTCGCGTCATGGCAGATGGTTCCGATACGACGCTGACGGCTGAGCAGACCGCCGGCGAGCAGACGCCCCAGGGCCTCGTTGCGGGTCTCAAGGCGTTCGCCGCTGGACACGGCGGCGCGAAGGCGGTCATCGAGTACGTCGGCAAGCGCGGCGCGCGGATCGTCCTGGTCGGTGCCGACGGTGAGTGGGGCGACCAGTTCGCCGACGACACCGTCACCGCCCGGGAGGCGTGCGCCAAGGCGGGAGTAGCCGTCGAGAACGCCTGGGAGCGTGAACTGATGGACCAGATGCGCCCGAGCAACGACCTCTGGCGGTCGATGGCCCGACGCACGATGGCCCGCTGAATAGACACCTGAATTGACCACCCACCACCAGTCGACCCGGGGGGAACCCCGGGTCGCTCTCGTCACCTGTGCCGACCTGGTCGACCTCGACCCGGACGACCGCCTGGTACTCGCCCCGCTCACCGCCCGTGGCGTCACCGTGGAGACCGCGGTGTGGGACGACGCTGACGTCGACTGGTCCTCCTACGACCTCGTCGTACTCCGTTCACCGTGGGACTACGCGCTACGCCGCGACGAGTTCGTCGCCTGGGCGGCAACCGTCCCGACCCTGGTCAACCCGGCCGAGGTGGTCCGCTGGAACACCGACAAGCACTATCTCGCCGAGCTGAGCGCCGCCGGGGTGCCGACCGTACCGACGTCGTGGATCGAGCCGGGGGAGACCTGGAAGCCGCCCGCCGAGACCGGCGAGTACGTGCTCAAGCCCGCGGTCAGCGCCGGCAGCCAGGACACCGGCCGGTACGACCTGACCGACCCGGAGCACCGGGACCTCGCCGCCGCGCACGTCCGCCGGCTCTCCGACGCCGGCCGGGTGACCATGGTCCAGCCGTACCTGCGTGCCGTCGACACCGAGGGCGAGACGGCACTGCTCTTCCTCGCCGGCCCGGACGGGCTCGCGTTCAGCCACGCGATCCGCAAGGGCCCGATGCTGACCGGCCCGGACCTGGGCCCGGACGGGCTCTACAAGGCGGAGGAGATCACCTCCCGTGCCGCCCGCCCCGACCAACTCGCGGTGGCCGAGAAGACCCTCGCCACCGTGCCCGGCGGCACCCGACAGCTCCTCTACGCCCGGGTCGACCTCATTCCGGGCCCGGCCGGCGAGCCGGTCCTGGTCGAGCTGGAGTTGACCGAACCGTCCCTCTTCATCGGGTACGCGGACGAAGCCCCCGACCGCCTCGCCGACGCGATCACCACCCACCTGGCCCGCCGCGGCTGACCCTTCCTTTCCTCGTTTCTCGGGCAGGGTGGTCGGGTGCGGAGCGCAGATCGTGCTCGATCATCGATGTAGTGGCGTCGGCGCGCCGCCGAGGCCACTACATCCTGGTTCGAGCGTGACCTTGACGGTTGCGGGCGTCCCCAACCGCCCCCGGGCGGCCGGCGACGGCGTTCGTCGCCAAGATCCGCCGTTCGTGGTCAAGATCCGCCGTTCGTGGTCAAGATCCGCGCAGTATCGGGGTTGTTGCTGTGTCCCGCGTGTCTGAGGCAGCAACATCCCTGATGTTGTGAGGATCTTGGCGCGGGGCGCGGGGCGCGGGGCGCGGGGCGCGGGGCGCGGGGCGCGGGGCGCGGGGCGCGGGGCGCGGGGCGCGGGGCGCGGGGCGCGGGCCGGGATCCCTGGGGGTGTCGTCAGGCGGTGACCGGGACCGGGGTGGTCGCGTCGGAGGGGGTGGCCTGGGAGGGGGTCGGGGCGACCGGCCGGCGTTCCCGGGTGGACCACTGCACGGACAGGGTGGCCAGCAGCACCAGGCACGAGCCGAGCATGTGCGCGCCGACCAGGAGTGCCGGCACGTGGGTGAAGTACTGCACGAAGCCGATCACGCCCTGACCCAGCTCGACGGCGATCAGGACGATCGCGGCGCGGGTGGCGCGCTGAGCGCCGACGGCGCGGAACGCGAAGATCAGGGCCACCGAGAGACCGATCAGCAGGAAGACACCGTCCGCGTGCACCTGCGAGATCGTCTCGGGATCGAGCCCGTTGCGGGCGGCGCCGTGGTCGCCGGCGTGCGGGCCGCTGCCGGTCACCCAGGTGCCGATGACCAGTACCGCGACGGTGACGCCGGTGGTGATCCGAGCGAGGGTGCGCAGCGGCGCGGGCACCACGGCGACGGTCGGGCCGTCCGGGTCGCCGACGCGCCGCCAGAGGGCGTACGCGGCGGCGATCACCGCCATCGAGGCCAGGAAGTGCAGCCCGACCACCCACGGGTTGAGGTTGGTGAGCACGGTGATCCCGCCGACCACCGCCTGGGCGGGAATGCCCAGGAAGACCGCTACGGCCAGTGGGAGGAGCCCGGGTCGGCGGGGTCGGTGCGCCAGCACGGCCAGCAGGGTGGCCAGCGCGATGAGGCCCACCGCGAAGGTCAGCATCCGGTTGCCGAACTCGATCACCCCGTACACGCCCATCTCGGGCGTGGTGACGTAGGAATCGTCGGTGCACCGGGGCCAGGTGGGGCAGCCGAGGCCCGAGGCGGTCAGCCGGACGGCCCCGCCGGTGACGACGATCCCGACGTTCGCGATGATCGAGGCGAGCGCGAGGCGGCGCAGCAGGATGCCGGAGACCGGACGGGCGATTCGGTTCACGGCGCAAATCCTACGCACTGTAGTGATTGAGGTTCGTCCGACTCCGCCGACGCGGTGGTTCGGATCACCGGGACCCGGGTTTGCGACAGTCCGGGTAATTACGTAACGTTGGCGTTGTGAAAAACGCGGCGGCGCTCTCCGGGCAGCAGCCGACGGCCGGTCCGGCTGTCGGTGCGCCCACGTCGGCGCCCGTCACGAGCATGCCGGGGGCCACGGCGGCCGAGATCTCCACCCGGGACCGGGTCACCCAGTTGCTGCTGGAGCAGGGGCCCACCACGGCCGCGCAGCTCGGCGTGGCCCTCGGGCTCAGCCCGGCGGCGATCCGCCGACACCTGGACGCGATGCTCGCCGACGGTGACGTGCATGCCCGCGAGCAGACCGTGCAGGGCAGCCGCGGCCGGGGGCGTCCGGCCAAGGTGTTCATGTTGACCGAGGCGGGCCGGGTCCGCTGTGGCACACACCACTACGACAACATGGCCACCGCCGCCTTGCGGTGGATCGCCCGTAGCGGCGGTTCGGGCGCGGTGGAGGCGTTCGCCGCCGAGCAGGTCTCCGCTCTCGAATCCCGCTGCCGAGCGGCGATGGAGGACGCCGGCGACGACCCTCTCGCGCGTGCCGAGGCACTCGCCGCGGCGCTGACCGCCGAGGGTTACGCTGCCAACGCGACCACGATCGCCTCCGGCGGTCAGCTCTGCCAGCACCACTGCCCGGTGGCGCACGTGGCCGCCGAGTTTCCCCAGCTGTGCGAGGCCGAGACCGCGGTGATCTCCCGTCTGGTCGGCACCCACGTGCAGCGCCTGGCCACCATCGCGCACGGCGACGGGGTGTGCACCACGCACATCCCGACCCAGCCGGGCCGTGTTCAATCCGGTAATCCCGTCACCACTGTGAGGACAGATAGATGACCGAGCAGATCGTCCAGCCCCTGACCCAGGAAGAGCAGCTCGCCGCCCTGGGCCGGTACGAGTACGGCTGGTCCGACCCGGACGCCGCCGGGGCGGCTGCCCAGCGCGGCATCAGCGAGGCGGTGGTGCGGGACATCTCGGCCAAGAAGAACGAGCCGGAGTGGATGCTCGACCTGCGCCTGAAGGGCCTGCGGCTGTTCGGCCGCAAGCCGATGCCGGCGTGGGGCGCGGACCTCACCGGGATCGACTTCGACAACATCAAGTACTTCGTGCGGTCGACCGAGAAGCAGGCCACCAGCTGGGAGGACCTGCCGGAGGACATCAAGAACACCTACGACCGGCTGGGCATCCCGGAGGCGGAGAAGCAGCGGCTGGTCGCCGGTGTCGCGGCGCAGTACGAGTCCGAGGTCGTCTACCACAAGATCCGCGAGGATCTCGAGGAGCAGGGCGTCGTCTTCCTGGACACCGACACGGCGCTGCGCGAGCACGAGGACATCTTCAAGGAGTACTTCGGCACGGTGATCCCGGTCGGCGACAACAAGTTCGCCGCGCTGAACACCTCCGTGTGGTCCGGTGGCTCGTTCATCTACGTGCCGAAGGGCGTGCACGTGGAGATCCCGCTGCAGGCCTACTTCCGGATCAACACGGAGAACATGGGCCAGTTCGAGCGGACGCTGATCATCGTCGACGAGGGTGCGTACGTGCACTACGTCGAGGGCTGCACCGCGCCGCTCTACTCCTCCGACTCGCTGCACAGCGCGGTCGTGGAGATCATCGTCAAGAAGAACGCGCGCTGCCGGTACACGACCATCCAGAACTGGTCGAACAACGTCTACAACCTGGTCACCAAGCGCGCCGTCTGCCACGAAGGCGCGACCATGGAGTGGGTCGACGGCAACATCGGCTCCAAGGTGACGATGAAGTACCCGGCGGTCTACATGACCGGTGAGCACGCCAAGGGTGAGGTGCTCTCGGTGGCGATGGCCGGCGAGGGCCAGCACCAGGACGCGGGCGCCAAGATGGTGCACGCGGCGCCCCACACGAGCAGCACCATCGTGTCGAAGTCGATCGCCCGTGGCGGCGGCCGGACCTCGTACCGGGGTCTGGTCCAGGTGCTGGAGGGTTCGCACCACAGCCGGAGCACTGTCAAGTGCGACGCACTGCTGGTCGACACCATCTCCCGCTCGGACACCTACCCGTACGTCGACATCCGCGAGGACGACGTGGCGATGGGGCACGAGGCGACCGTCTCCAAGATCAGCGATGACCAGCTCTTCTACCTGATGAGCCGGGGCCTGAGCGAGGACGAGGCGATGGCCATGATCGTGCGCGGCTTCATCGAGCCGATCGCCAAGGAGCTCCCGATGGAGTACGCGCTGGAGCTCAACCGTCTGATCGAGCTGCAGATGGAGGGCGCGGTCGGCTGACGCCGTCCCGTCCCGTGGCGGGCCTGCGATATCGGCCCGCCACACCAGGCCCCACTCGTCGTCACGGAACAGACAGACCAAGGAAGAGATGACTACCCAGGCTTCCGCGCCGCCGCCCAGCACCAAGTC
This window harbors:
- a CDS encoding heme o synthase codes for the protein MSMITERPASNPAGSRPARAAEGPVARRDVRAVISAYVALTKPRIVELLLVTTIPAMMLAEGGLPSLWLMAVVLIGGSLAAGAASVLNCYIDRDIDQLMRRTKRRPLPAHTVSPRSALIFGLVLAAVSVALMAAFTNLLAAGLTLAAIAYYDLVYTLWLKRSTPTNTFWGGACGAAPVLIGWAAVTGSLAPAAWGLFAVVFFWQMPHFYPLAMKYKDDYARAGIPMLPVVASTRRVNAEILIFAWLTVLTSLAVWPLGLSAIYGVPTLVVGAVFLVEAHKLCRRATRGEAVKPMRLFHWSTTYLTIVFVAVALDALI
- a CDS encoding COX15/CtaA family protein; the protein is MNRIARPVSGILLRRLALASIIANVGIVVTGGAVRLTASGLGCPTWPRCTDDSYVTTPEMGVYGVIEFGNRMLTFAVGLIALATLLAVLAHRPRRPGLLPLAVAVFLGIPAQAVVGGITVLTNLNPWVVGLHFLASMAVIAAAYALWRRVGDPDGPTVAVVPAPLRTLARITTGVTVAVLVIGTWVTGSGPHAGDHGAARNGLDPETISQVHADGVFLLIGLSVALIFAFRAVGAQRATRAAIVLIAVELGQGVIGFVQYFTHVPALLVGAHMLGSCLVLLATLSVQWSTRERRPVAPTPSQATPSDATTPVPVTA
- a CDS encoding ArsR family transcriptional regulator → MPGATAAEISTRDRVTQLLLEQGPTTAAQLGVALGLSPAAIRRHLDAMLADGDVHAREQTVQGSRGRGRPAKVFMLTEAGRVRCGTHHYDNMATAALRWIARSGGSGAVEAFAAEQVSALESRCRAAMEDAGDDPLARAEALAAALTAEGYAANATTIASGGQLCQHHCPVAHVAAEFPQLCEAETAVISRLVGTHVQRLATIAHGDGVCTTHIPTQPGRVQSGNPVTTVRTDR
- the sufB gene encoding Fe-S cluster assembly protein SufB, with the translated sequence MTEQIVQPLTQEEQLAALGRYEYGWSDPDAAGAAAQRGISEAVVRDISAKKNEPEWMLDLRLKGLRLFGRKPMPAWGADLTGIDFDNIKYFVRSTEKQATSWEDLPEDIKNTYDRLGIPEAEKQRLVAGVAAQYESEVVYHKIREDLEEQGVVFLDTDTALREHEDIFKEYFGTVIPVGDNKFAALNTSVWSGGSFIYVPKGVHVEIPLQAYFRINTENMGQFERTLIIVDEGAYVHYVEGCTAPLYSSDSLHSAVVEIIVKKNARCRYTTIQNWSNNVYNLVTKRAVCHEGATMEWVDGNIGSKVTMKYPAVYMTGEHAKGEVLSVAMAGEGQHQDAGAKMVHAAPHTSSTIVSKSIARGGGRTSYRGLVQVLEGSHHSRSTVKCDALLVDTISRSDTYPYVDIREDDVAMGHEATVSKISDDQLFYLMSRGLSEDEAMAMIVRGFIEPIAKELPMEYALELNRLIELQMEGAVG